Proteins encoded in a region of the Vicia villosa cultivar HV-30 ecotype Madison, WI linkage group LG5, Vvil1.0, whole genome shotgun sequence genome:
- the LOC131605318 gene encoding uncharacterized protein LOC131605318, giving the protein MDRSWMKADRLGPVYEKGVLEFLEYTDEHLIDNNEIVYQCTKYGVSRYKLKANNGDDNDNDNVSRKHRPAKVLWYLPIISRFNMLFSNLKGAKNIRWHADEKTHDGNIRHVADSLQWKKIDSLFLDFGVEPRNLRLGLATDGMNPFGVEVDDAYFGEKFKMRAILFCTIKKFPAYGNLAGYSVKGYKACPICEDNTCYHQLEFRKKTVYLGHRKFLKPGHPYRRLRKAFNEEQEFDEAPKPLIGDEVYQRQEHINVVFGKRQKEKWELAPIEKGKRTYMPLACHTLSKKKKKIFCEYLQGIKFSQGYSSNMKKLVSMKDIKLIGLKSHDFHVLMQQPLLMAIRGILPKNVRVTIIRLCLFFNAICNKVIDFKNLDELEDEASIILCQLDIYFPPSFFDIMVHLLVHLVREIKFCGPVYLRWMYPIEQYMNIFEGYTKNHH; this is encoded by the exons atggatcgtagttggatgaaagccGATAGATTAGGTCCGGTTTATGAGAAAGGagttcttgaattccttgaatacACTGATGAACATCTTATCGACAATAATG AAATAGTATATCAATGTACAAAATATGGTGTGTCGCGATACAAGCTGAAGGCCAACAATGGTGATGACAATGACAATGATAATGTTAGTAGGAAGCATCGTCCTGCTAAAGTGTTATGGTACTTGCCAATAATTTCACGATTTAATATGCTTTTTTCTAATTTGAAAGGCGCAAAGAATATTagatggcatgcagatgaaaaaaCTCATGATGGAAACATTCGCCATGTAGCTGATTcgttgcaatggaagaaaattgattcgtTGTTTCTGGATTTTGGAGTTGAGCCAAGAAACCTTAGGCTTGGGCTTGCCACCGATGGAATGAACCCCTTTG GCGTTGAAGTTGATGATGCATATTTTGGGGAAAAGTTTAAAATGCGTGCAATCTTATTTTGCACAATCAAAAAATTTCCCGCTTACGGTAACTTGGCTGGATATAGTGTCAAAGGATATAAAGCGTGTCCTATTTGTGAAGATAATACTTGTTATCACCAACTTGAGTTTAGAAAAAAGACTGTTTACCTTGGGCATCGAAAATTTCTAAAACCCGGTCATCCTTATCGTAGATTGCGGAAGGCTTTTAATGAAGAGCAAGAGTTTGATGAGGCTCCTAAACCTTTAATCGGGGATGAAGTTTATCAACGGCAGGAACACATTAATGTTGTCTTCGGGaagagacaaaaagaaaaatgggaa TTGGCTCCAATAGAGAAAGGTAAAAGAACTTATATGCCTCTAGCATGTCACACTCtatctaaaaagaaaaagaaaattttctgTGAGTATTTGCAAGGTATTAAATTTTCGCAAGGTTACTCATCAAATATGAAGAAACTTGTATCAATGAAAGATATCAAGTTAATTGGTTTAAAATCTCATGATTTTCATGTATTGATGCAACAACCTTTACTAATGGCTATCCGTGGGATCCTACCAAAGAATGTGAGAGTAACTATAATAAGATTGTGCTTATTTTTCAATGCCATATGTAATAAAgttattgattttaaaaatttagaTGAACTAGAAGATGAGGCTTCCATAATCTTGTGTCAATTGGATATTTATTTTCCTCCatcattttttgacattatggttcacttactTGTTCATCTAGTCAGAGAAATCAAGTTTTGTGGTCCAGTTTATTTAAGGTGGATGTATCCAATAGAGCAATATATGAATATCTTTGAAGGATATACAAAGAATCATCATTGA
- the LOC131607197 gene encoding norbelladine synthase-like, with amino-acid sequence MSGQLEHELELNVPASEAWDLIGTLGIAKLVGEEMPELFQKVEVVEGDGGVGTILKLTFTPGIPGPASYKEKFTIVDNEKLIKETEVIEGGYLDFGLTLFRVRLQVIEKGKESSIVKSTIEYEVKEAANASLVSIQPLANIVQVAKNYLGRNKAAKEAK; translated from the exons ATGTCTGGTCAACTTGAGCATGAGTTGGAGCTTAACGTGCCAGCAAGTGAAGCATGGGATCTCATTGGCACACTTGGTATTGCAAAACTCGTTGGAGAAGAGATGCCTGAATTGTTTCAGAAAGTGGAAGTAGTTGAAGGAGATGGAGGGGTTGGAACTATTCTCAAACTCACATTCACGCCAG GTATACCTGGCCCCGCCAGTTATAAAGAGAAGTTTACCATAGTTGATAATGAGAAACTCATCAAAGAAACTGAGGTAATTGAAGGTGGATACTTGGATTTTGGATTAACACTATTTAGAGTTCGTTTACAAGTTATAGAGAAAGGTAAAGAATCGAGCATAGTGAAATCTACAATAGAGTATGAAGTGAAAGAAGCAGCTAATGCTTCACTTGTTTCCATTCAGCCATTGGCAAACATTGTACAAGTTGCTAAGAATTATCTCGGAAGAAACAAGGCTGCAAAGGAAGCAAAGTAG